A genomic window from Sphingomonas taxi includes:
- a CDS encoding histidine kinase dimerization/phosphoacceptor domain -containing protein, with protein MAIPLETDPTLDLTVCDREPIHIPGAIQPHGLLLVAAAGGEHQVLAGAGAIEARLAADWQGRRLSDLLGQDVAPLLDHLPGGLDTVGQLPVEGIGERFVATLHRTGTHLLVELEPVADEPTSVATTLGWLDAVAGSFERAADLQTLYDRAASAFRRLTGFDRVMIYRFLDDDAGQVVAEDRDPALETFRNHRFPASDIPRQARALYVRNRTRVIPTIDYDPAPLRPAGFAQLDLSDIAVRHVSPVHLQYLRNMGVEASASISIVKDGLLWGLVACHHNGPRRLPPDVRSTGATLASGLARQIRAKEEAAAYRERLALRVAEDSVVPRLNSEEPLRAAIVAVKDELCAMLHADGFAMIAGDQVERFGRCPDDDVLVGIARWVRERGGEPIATHELGALLPIARGHEQTASGLLAVPLHEEDAILLWLRAETIETIEWAGNPHKSVAVEPGAMLTPRASFAVYTETVSGRSQRWTLEQIEAGHRLRRRFHEARQHLQVRILNREYHRALAEKDALLAQKDVLMKEVNHRVQNSLQLVASFLRLQAKTANSTVVADHLAEAQARLAAVALVHRRLYRDDQVESVDLSRYIEELIADMRVSLGAEWGRHIKLDLAPVLVPTDRAVNIGLILTELVINATKYAYGGAAGPVVIALEQHGGKLRLIVADDGRGKGDGEGFGSRMMDAMVQRLSGIIEFGDNAPGLRAIMTAPIAEV; from the coding sequence ATGGCGATTCCTCTCGAGACCGACCCGACCCTGGACCTCACGGTCTGCGATCGCGAACCGATCCACATCCCCGGTGCTATCCAGCCCCATGGCCTGTTGCTCGTCGCCGCGGCAGGTGGCGAGCATCAGGTGCTCGCCGGCGCCGGCGCGATCGAGGCGCGGCTGGCCGCGGACTGGCAGGGACGCCGATTGTCCGACCTGCTCGGGCAGGACGTCGCGCCGCTGCTCGATCATCTGCCCGGCGGCCTCGACACGGTCGGCCAGCTCCCGGTCGAGGGGATCGGCGAGCGCTTTGTCGCCACGCTGCACCGCACCGGTACGCATCTGCTCGTCGAGCTCGAACCCGTCGCCGACGAGCCGACCTCGGTGGCGACGACGCTCGGCTGGCTCGACGCGGTCGCCGGGAGCTTCGAGCGCGCCGCCGATCTGCAGACGCTCTACGATCGCGCGGCCAGCGCCTTCCGCCGCCTGACCGGCTTCGACCGGGTCATGATCTACCGCTTTCTCGACGACGACGCGGGACAGGTCGTGGCGGAGGATCGCGACCCGGCGCTGGAGACCTTCCGCAACCATCGCTTCCCCGCGTCGGACATTCCCCGCCAGGCACGCGCGCTCTACGTCCGCAACCGGACGCGGGTGATCCCGACGATCGACTATGATCCGGCGCCGCTGCGCCCGGCCGGCTTCGCGCAGCTCGATCTCAGCGACATCGCGGTGCGCCACGTCTCGCCGGTCCATCTGCAATATCTACGCAATATGGGAGTCGAGGCGTCGGCGTCGATTTCGATCGTCAAGGACGGCCTGCTGTGGGGCCTCGTCGCCTGCCATCACAACGGCCCGCGCCGCTTGCCGCCCGATGTACGCAGCACCGGTGCGACGCTCGCCAGCGGCCTCGCCCGCCAGATCCGCGCCAAGGAAGAGGCTGCGGCCTATCGCGAGCGGCTTGCGCTGCGCGTCGCCGAGGATTCGGTCGTGCCGCGACTGAACAGCGAAGAGCCGCTGCGCGCCGCGATCGTCGCGGTGAAGGACGAATTGTGCGCGATGCTCCATGCCGACGGCTTCGCGATGATCGCCGGCGATCAGGTCGAACGATTCGGCCGCTGCCCCGACGATGACGTGCTGGTCGGTATCGCCCGCTGGGTGCGCGAACGCGGCGGCGAGCCGATCGCGACGCACGAGCTCGGCGCGCTGTTGCCGATCGCGCGCGGGCACGAGCAGACGGCGAGCGGCCTGCTCGCGGTACCGCTGCACGAGGAGGATGCGATCCTGCTCTGGCTGCGCGCCGAGACGATCGAGACGATCGAATGGGCGGGCAATCCGCACAAGTCGGTCGCGGTCGAGCCCGGCGCGATGCTGACCCCGCGTGCCTCCTTCGCCGTCTATACCGAGACGGTGAGCGGCCGCTCGCAGCGTTGGACGCTCGAACAGATCGAGGCGGGCCATCGCCTGCGCCGTCGCTTCCACGAAGCGCGCCAGCACCTTCAGGTCCGCATCCTCAACCGCGAATATCATCGCGCCTTGGCGGAGAAGGACGCGCTGCTCGCACAGAAGGACGTCCTGATGAAGGAGGTCAACCATCGCGTGCAGAACAGCCTGCAACTGGTCGCCTCCTTCCTCCGCCTGCAAGCCAAGACCGCCAACAGCACCGTCGTCGCCGATCATCTGGCGGAAGCGCAGGCGCGCCTCGCCGCGGTGGCGCTGGTCCATCGCCGGTTGTACCGCGACGATCAGGTCGAGAGCGTCGACCTGTCGCGCTACATCGAAGAGCTGATCGCCGACATGCGTGTCTCGCTGGGTGCGGAATGGGGCCGGCACATCAAGCTCGATCTCGCGCCGGTGCTGGTGCCCACCGATCGCGCGGTCAACATCGGGCTGATCCTCACCGAGCTGGTCATCAACGCCACCAAATATGCCTATGGCGGCGCCGCCGGCCCGGTGGTGATCGCGCTCGAACAGCATGGCGGCAAGCTGCGGCTGATCGTCGCCGACGACGGCCGCGGCAAGGGCGACGGCGAAGGGTTCGGCAGCCGGATGATGGATGCCATGGTCCAGCGCCTGTCCGGCATCATCGAATTCGGCGACAATGCGCCCGGTCTCCGCGCGATCATGACGGCACCCATCGCAGAAGTCTGA
- a CDS encoding GGDEF domain-containing protein, which translates to MVLQSDAPKPSPLMAIVAAHGSRWARLTAWWGNGPAAATAAAPAAPPVAEPLVTSVRRAAARETFARIGAFLDAHDFAPTVDHFHVARCYILGEDIALTRAVDDHIREHGRLDAAFLARPVVRELLGPLHPERIAELADALAARLAESETAFRQGQAAASDYESALIAEAAAVDADRDGDADGTIKRLLALTNDSIARTRQLADQLRETHRETNRLRRTLQEARRAADEDHLTGLPNRRCYDRRLVALVASRQPGSDHCIALCDVDDFKAINDRHGHETGDRVLKLVARKLTAGLGAKVLVARHGGEEFACLFEDCRPDHAFAALDRVRGKLGARSLIDQNSGDGIGRLTFSAGIAMLGDDVAATMRAADAALYSAKRAGKDRIVIA; encoded by the coding sequence TTGGTATTACAAAGCGATGCGCCAAAGCCGTCGCCGCTGATGGCGATCGTGGCGGCACATGGTTCGCGATGGGCGCGGCTGACGGCATGGTGGGGCAACGGTCCCGCCGCCGCCACCGCCGCCGCGCCCGCCGCCCCGCCGGTGGCGGAACCGCTGGTGACCAGCGTCCGGCGCGCCGCGGCGCGCGAGACGTTCGCCCGCATCGGCGCCTTCCTCGACGCGCACGATTTCGCGCCGACGGTGGATCACTTCCACGTCGCCCGCTGCTACATCCTCGGGGAAGACATCGCGCTGACCCGCGCGGTCGACGATCATATCCGCGAACACGGCCGCCTCGACGCCGCCTTCCTCGCCCGGCCGGTGGTCCGCGAGCTGCTCGGCCCGCTGCATCCCGAGCGCATCGCCGAACTGGCCGACGCGCTCGCCGCGCGGCTGGCGGAATCGGAAACCGCCTTCCGCCAGGGGCAGGCGGCCGCCTCCGACTATGAAAGCGCCCTCATCGCCGAAGCCGCGGCGGTCGACGCCGATCGCGACGGCGACGCCGACGGCACGATCAAACGCCTGCTCGCGCTCACCAACGATTCTATCGCCCGCACCCGCCAGCTCGCCGACCAGCTGCGCGAAACGCATCGCGAAACCAACCGCCTCCGCCGCACCCTGCAGGAGGCGCGACGCGCGGCGGACGAGGATCATCTCACCGGCCTGCCCAATCGCCGCTGCTACGACCGCCGGCTCGTCGCGCTGGTCGCGTCGCGTCAGCCGGGGTCGGACCATTGCATCGCGCTCTGCGACGTCGACGACTTCAAGGCGATCAACGACCGCCACGGTCACGAGACCGGCGACCGCGTGCTCAAGCTCGTCGCGCGCAAGCTGACCGCCGGGCTCGGTGCCAAGGTGCTCGTCGCACGCCACGGCGGCGAGGAATTCGCCTGCCTGTTCGAGGATTGCCGCCCCGATCATGCCTTTGCGGCGCTCGACCGGGTGCGCGGCAAACTCGGCGCGCGCAGCCTGATCGACCAGAATTCGGGCGACGGCATCGGTCGCCTCACCTTTTCCGCCGGGATTGCGATGCTTGGTGACGACGTCGCCGCGACGATGCGCGCCGCCGACGCCGCGCTCTACAGCGCCAAGCGTGCCGGCAAGGACCGCATCGTCATCGCCTGA
- a CDS encoding inorganic phosphate transporter produces the protein MTISFTLLVALIGVALLFDFLNGLHDAANSIATVVSTRVLKPHHAVIWAAFFNFIAFAVFDHNVAQTVGKGIVSATVIDPQVIFGALMGAIVWNVITWRYGIPSSSSHALIGGLLGAGISKAGFDGVVWAGVGKTVGAIFLSPTVGMILALLLVLVVAWSSLRLTPMGVDKRYRKLQLVSAALYSLGHGANDAQKTMGIITVLLYSQGLLQGGFHVPFWVVLSCQAAMALGTMSGGWKIVHTMGSKITRLTPAQGFCAETGGAITLFMATVGGIPVSSTHTITGAIVGVGSARRLSAVRWNIASRIVVAWVVTLPAAGLIGATFYEIAALLSR, from the coding sequence ATGACGATCTCCTTCACGCTGCTCGTCGCGCTGATCGGCGTCGCCTTGCTGTTCGACTTCCTGAACGGCCTGCACGATGCCGCCAATTCGATCGCGACGGTAGTCTCGACGCGCGTGCTCAAGCCGCATCATGCGGTGATCTGGGCCGCCTTCTTCAACTTCATCGCCTTCGCGGTCTTCGACCACAATGTCGCGCAGACGGTCGGCAAGGGGATCGTCAGCGCCACGGTGATCGATCCGCAGGTGATCTTCGGCGCGCTGATGGGTGCGATCGTCTGGAACGTCATCACCTGGCGCTACGGCATCCCGTCAAGCTCCAGCCATGCGCTGATTGGCGGCCTGCTCGGCGCCGGGATCAGCAAGGCCGGCTTCGACGGCGTCGTCTGGGCGGGCGTCGGCAAGACCGTCGGCGCAATCTTCCTGTCGCCGACGGTCGGCATGATCCTCGCTTTGTTGCTGGTGCTCGTCGTCGCCTGGAGTTCGCTGCGGCTGACGCCGATGGGCGTCGACAAACGCTATCGCAAGCTCCAGTTGGTCTCCGCCGCGCTCTACAGCCTCGGCCACGGCGCCAACGACGCGCAGAAGACGATGGGGATCATCACCGTCCTGCTCTATTCGCAGGGGCTGCTCCAGGGCGGCTTCCACGTCCCCTTCTGGGTCGTGCTCTCCTGTCAGGCGGCGATGGCGCTGGGCACGATGTCGGGCGGCTGGAAGATCGTCCACACGATGGGATCGAAGATCACCCGCCTCACCCCCGCGCAGGGCTTCTGCGCCGAGACCGGCGGCGCGATCACACTGTTCATGGCGACCGTCGGCGGCATCCCGGTCTCCTCGACGCACACCATCACCGGCGCGATCGTCGGCGTCGGCTCGGCACGGCGGCTGTCCGCGGTGCGCTGGAACATCGCGAGCCGCATCGTCGTCGCCTGGGTCGTCACCCTCCCCGCCGCCGGCCTGATCGGCGCCACCTTCTACGAGATCGCCGCGCTGCTGTCGCGCTGA
- a CDS encoding MAPEG family protein, which produces MPTELTILGVSVILLVVHIMLQGQTATRDRGLAWNAGPRDGADEKPLGPLAGRAARALSNYQETYSAFVALALGLAITGQTGGLGAAGAILWLIARIVYIPLYLLGIPYVRSLAWVAAMLGLLLMLIRFF; this is translated from the coding sequence ATGCCGACCGAACTCACCATCCTCGGCGTGTCCGTCATCCTGCTCGTCGTCCACATCATGCTGCAGGGGCAGACGGCGACCCGCGACCGCGGTCTCGCCTGGAACGCCGGCCCGCGCGACGGCGCCGACGAAAAGCCGCTCGGCCCCCTCGCCGGCCGCGCCGCACGTGCGCTGTCGAATTATCAGGAAACCTATTCCGCTTTCGTCGCGCTGGCGCTCGGCCTCGCGATCACCGGGCAGACCGGCGGGCTCGGTGCGGCCGGTGCGATCCTCTGGCTGATCGCCCGCATCGTCTACATCCCGCTCTACCTGCTCGGCATTCCCTATGTCCGCAGCCTCGCCTGGGTCGCCGCCATGCTCGGCCTGCTGCTGATGCTCATCCGCTTCTTTTAA
- a CDS encoding NAD-dependent succinate-semialdehyde dehydrogenase — protein MTDTYDTRLGLFIDGEWITAGRETQAVLDPANGRTLGEVPLATPADLDRALAAADRGFKTWRATAPQERAAVLSRTAALVRERADLLARLATLEEGKPYTEAKGEVMATAALLDFHAGEAVRIYGRVLPRPTGTRSLVLHQPVGPVAAFCAWNFPVMNPVRKLSPAIAAGCSVILKPSEETPGAAVEILRCFQDAGLPDGVAQLVFGVPDAVSRQLLASPVTRKLSFTGSVPVGKHLLKLAAETVMKSTMELGGHGPVLVFDDCDLERTLDTLVAHKFRNAGQVCVAPTRFHVQQGIYERFAKGFAERTAAIKVGNGLEKGTQMGPMANPRRPEAIAGIIENAVGAGARLLTGGVPGEGDGFFFAPTVLADVPLAASAMNEEPFGPIALIGSFASADDAIAEANRLPYGLGAYCFTENGRLQNRLGDEIEAGMVAINTVRLSWGDAPFGGVKDSGFGSEDGPEGIAAHLITKAVHIA, from the coding sequence ATGACCGATACCTACGATACGCGCCTCGGCCTCTTCATCGACGGCGAATGGATCACCGCCGGTCGCGAGACGCAGGCGGTGCTCGATCCGGCGAACGGCCGGACGCTGGGCGAGGTGCCGCTGGCGACGCCGGCCGATCTCGACCGGGCGCTGGCGGCGGCGGATCGCGGCTTCAAGACGTGGCGGGCGACCGCGCCGCAGGAGCGCGCGGCGGTGTTGTCGCGGACCGCGGCGCTGGTGCGCGAGCGCGCCGACCTGCTCGCGCGGCTGGCGACGCTGGAGGAGGGCAAGCCCTATACCGAGGCCAAGGGCGAGGTGATGGCGACCGCGGCGCTGCTCGACTTCCACGCCGGCGAGGCGGTGCGCATCTATGGCCGCGTGCTGCCGCGGCCGACGGGTACGCGCTCGCTGGTGCTGCATCAGCCGGTCGGACCGGTGGCGGCATTCTGCGCGTGGAATTTCCCGGTGATGAACCCGGTGCGCAAGCTGTCGCCGGCGATCGCCGCGGGCTGTTCGGTGATCCTCAAGCCGAGCGAGGAGACGCCGGGCGCCGCGGTCGAGATCCTGCGCTGCTTCCAGGATGCGGGGCTGCCCGACGGCGTCGCGCAACTGGTGTTCGGCGTGCCCGACGCGGTATCGCGGCAGCTGCTCGCCTCGCCGGTGACGCGCAAGCTCAGCTTCACCGGCTCGGTGCCGGTCGGCAAGCATCTGCTCAAGCTGGCGGCGGAGACGGTGATGAAGTCGACGATGGAGCTGGGCGGCCACGGCCCGGTGCTGGTGTTCGACGATTGCGATCTGGAGCGCACCCTCGACACGTTGGTGGCGCACAAATTCCGCAACGCCGGCCAGGTCTGCGTCGCGCCGACCCGCTTCCACGTCCAGCAGGGCATCTACGAGCGGTTCGCCAAGGGCTTCGCCGAGCGCACCGCGGCGATCAAGGTCGGCAACGGGCTGGAGAAAGGCACGCAGATGGGGCCGATGGCCAATCCGCGCCGGCCGGAGGCGATCGCGGGGATCATCGAGAATGCGGTCGGCGCGGGGGCGCGGCTGCTGACCGGCGGCGTGCCGGGCGAGGGCGACGGCTTCTTCTTCGCGCCGACCGTGCTCGCCGACGTGCCGCTCGCCGCCAGTGCGATGAACGAGGAGCCGTTCGGGCCGATCGCGCTGATCGGATCGTTCGCCAGCGCCGACGATGCGATCGCCGAGGCGAACCGCCTGCCTTACGGTCTCGGCGCCTATTGCTTCACCGAGAATGGCCGCTTGCAGAACCGGCTCGGCGACGAGATCGAGGCGGGGATGGTCGCGATCAACACCGTGCGGCTGAGCTGGGGCGATGCGCCGTTCGGCGGGGTCAAGGACAGCGGCTTCGGATCGGAGGACGGTCCCGAGGGGATCGCGGCGCATCTGATCACCAAAGCGGTGCATATCGCGTGA
- a CDS encoding pseudouridine synthase produces the protein MTLVLFNKPFGVLSQFTDRGSPTTRATLSDHIDLPGVYPAGRLDRDSEGLLLLTDDGRLQAQIADPRFKLAKTYLVQVEGVPDDAALARLRAGVTLNDGPTRPAEVERIADPALWPRDPPIRVRAHIPDCWLSLTIREGRNRQVRRMTAAVGHPTLRLVRWRIGDWTLADLPPGQHRIIG, from the coding sequence ATGACCCTCGTGCTGTTCAACAAGCCGTTCGGCGTGCTCAGCCAGTTCACCGATCGCGGGTCGCCGACCACGCGGGCGACGCTCTCCGATCATATCGATCTGCCCGGCGTCTATCCCGCCGGGCGTCTCGATCGCGACAGCGAGGGGCTGCTGCTGCTCACCGACGACGGGCGGCTGCAGGCGCAGATCGCGGATCCGCGGTTCAAGCTCGCCAAAACCTATCTGGTGCAGGTCGAGGGCGTCCCCGACGATGCCGCGCTGGCGCGGCTGCGCGCAGGCGTCACGCTCAACGACGGACCGACCCGCCCGGCCGAGGTCGAGCGGATCGCCGATCCGGCGCTGTGGCCGCGCGATCCGCCGATCCGCGTCCGCGCCCACATCCCCGATTGCTGGCTGTCGCTGACCATCCGCGAAGGCCGCAACCGCCAGGTGCGGCGGATGACCGCGGCGGTCGGGCATCCGACGCTGCGGCTGGTGCGCTGGCGGATCGGCGACTGGACGCTCGCCGACCTGCCGCCGGGGCAGCATCGCATCATCGGCTGA